Proteins co-encoded in one Roseimicrobium gellanilyticum genomic window:
- the gmd gene encoding GDP-mannose 4,6-dehydratase, with amino-acid sequence MKRALITGITGQDGSYLAELLLEKGYEVHGIIRRSSTFNTDRIDHLYQDPHLNNVRLFLHYGDLCDSVALVKLLYELKPDEIYNLGAQSHVRVSFDVPESTGDIVGLGALRILEAIREAGIAEKVRFYQASSSEMYGLVQEVPQTEKTPFWPRSPYACAKVYAYWLTVNYRESYNLHASNGILFNHESPRRGETFVTRKITRAATRIKVGLQDALYLGNLDARRDWGYAKDYVDMMWMMLQQDKPDDYVVATGETHSVREFVQETFAALDLDWEKYVKYDQRYLRPAEVELLIGDPSKAKRQLGWEPKVKFKELVKIMVDADLKLAQVEKRMKEAKAQD; translated from the coding sequence ATGAAGCGTGCACTGATTACCGGCATTACTGGCCAGGACGGCTCCTACCTTGCGGAACTCCTTCTTGAAAAGGGCTACGAAGTCCACGGCATCATCCGCCGCTCTTCCACCTTCAACACGGATCGCATCGACCACCTCTACCAGGACCCGCACCTGAACAACGTGCGCCTCTTCCTGCACTATGGTGACCTCTGTGACTCCGTCGCGTTGGTGAAGCTGCTCTATGAACTGAAGCCGGATGAGATCTACAACCTCGGCGCGCAGAGCCACGTGCGTGTCTCCTTCGATGTGCCGGAGAGCACGGGGGACATTGTGGGCCTTGGCGCGCTGCGCATTCTCGAAGCGATTCGTGAGGCTGGCATTGCGGAGAAGGTGCGCTTCTACCAGGCCTCCTCCTCGGAGATGTACGGCCTCGTGCAGGAAGTACCGCAGACGGAGAAGACCCCCTTCTGGCCCCGCAGCCCCTACGCGTGTGCGAAGGTGTATGCCTACTGGCTCACCGTGAACTATCGCGAGAGCTACAATCTCCACGCGAGCAATGGCATCCTCTTCAACCACGAATCTCCCCGCCGTGGTGAGACCTTCGTGACGCGCAAGATCACCCGCGCGGCCACCCGCATCAAGGTGGGCCTGCAGGACGCCCTGTATCTCGGCAACCTGGACGCGCGTCGCGACTGGGGCTATGCCAAGGACTATGTGGACATGATGTGGATGATGCTCCAGCAGGACAAGCCGGATGACTACGTGGTCGCCACCGGCGAGACCCACAGCGTGCGTGAGTTCGTGCAGGAAACCTTCGCTGCACTCGATCTCGACTGGGAGAAGTACGTGAAGTACGACCAGCGCTACCTCCGCCCCGCGGAAGTGGAACTCCTCATCGGCGATCCCTCCAAGGCCAAGAGACAGCTCGGCTGGGAGCCCAAGGTGAAGTTCAAGGAACTCGTGAAGATCATGGTCGATGCCGACCTGAAGCTCGCACAAGTCGAGAAGCGCATGAAGGAAGCCAAGGCGCAGGATTGA
- a CDS encoding transposase has translation MFFVTARTANRNHLLNTPSKRDWFEETLLTTFDQAGWSFEAWAILSNHYHLVVHSPSGQPDGARALAPLVQKLHSLTTKEMNRQDCTPGRNRLWQNYRETLLTYQESYFARLNYVHQNAVHHKLVTRASDWKWCSARRFKEAVTPAWVKTVASFKFERIAEEDEDFDADCTGE, from the coding sequence GTGTTCTTTGTCACAGCGCGCACGGCAAATCGGAATCATTTGCTGAACACACCTTCGAAACGTGACTGGTTTGAAGAGACGCTTCTCACAACTTTTGATCAAGCTGGTTGGAGTTTTGAAGCTTGGGCAATCTTGTCGAATCACTATCATTTGGTAGTGCATAGTCCTTCTGGTCAGCCGGATGGAGCTCGTGCACTGGCTCCGCTCGTCCAGAAGTTACATAGTTTGACCACCAAGGAGATGAACCGACAGGACTGCACTCCAGGAAGAAATCGTCTGTGGCAGAACTATCGTGAAACCCTCCTCACCTATCAAGAGAGCTATTTCGCCAGGTTGAACTACGTGCATCAGAATGCCGTGCACCATAAGTTGGTGACCCGCGCCTCGGATTGGAAATGGTGCAGCGCTCGTAGATTCAAGGAAGCTGTCACCCCAGCATGGGTGAAGACGGTGGCGAGCTTCAAGTTCGAACGCATCGCTGAAGAAGATGAGGACTTCGATGCCGACTGTACGGGCGAGTAA
- a CDS encoding Mrp/NBP35 family ATP-binding protein has protein sequence MPTEDQVRSALAQVKYPGFSRDIVSFGLIKGIRVEGKDVQVDISLATKDANVPRQIHEESMRAIKALPGVGDVRLNFDIKEPAGPQQNVAALQSSIPGVKHVIAVASGKGGVGKSTVSVNLAVALSRIGLKVGLCDCDLYGPSIAHMFGTNERPYADDEQRIIPIRKHGLQLMSMGFLLDDDSPVIVRGPMATKYTQQFLRQCAWEDLDVLVLDLPPGTGDIQLTISQQVALTGAVIVTTPQEVALIDARKAVSMFRKVNIPILGLVENMSHFVCPNDGNVYHIFGKGGGEREAKKLGVPVLGQIPLEIQVRESGDEGRPVALEDPKTHPSSGVFQEVARQVQAIIARK, from the coding sequence ATGCCCACCGAAGACCAAGTCCGCTCCGCCCTCGCTCAAGTGAAGTATCCCGGCTTCTCCCGGGACATTGTCTCCTTTGGCCTCATCAAGGGCATCCGCGTGGAGGGCAAGGATGTGCAGGTGGACATCTCGCTGGCGACCAAGGACGCAAATGTGCCCCGCCAGATCCACGAGGAATCCATGCGTGCCATCAAGGCCCTGCCGGGCGTGGGTGATGTCCGGCTGAATTTCGACATCAAAGAGCCCGCCGGCCCGCAGCAGAACGTCGCCGCGCTCCAGTCCTCCATCCCAGGGGTAAAGCACGTCATCGCCGTGGCCTCCGGCAAGGGCGGTGTGGGCAAGTCCACCGTGAGCGTGAATCTCGCCGTGGCCCTCTCCCGCATCGGACTGAAGGTGGGCCTCTGCGACTGCGACCTCTACGGTCCCAGCATCGCCCACATGTTCGGCACCAACGAGCGTCCCTATGCGGACGACGAGCAGCGCATCATCCCCATTCGCAAGCACGGGCTGCAGCTCATGAGCATGGGCTTCCTTCTGGATGACGACTCTCCCGTGATCGTACGTGGCCCCATGGCCACGAAGTACACCCAGCAGTTCCTCCGCCAGTGCGCATGGGAGGATCTGGACGTGCTCGTGCTGGACCTGCCGCCCGGCACCGGAGACATCCAGCTGACCATCTCCCAACAAGTGGCCCTCACCGGAGCCGTCATCGTCACCACCCCGCAGGAGGTGGCCCTCATCGATGCGCGCAAAGCGGTAAGCATGTTCCGCAAGGTGAACATCCCCATCCTCGGCCTCGTGGAAAACATGAGCCACTTCGTCTGCCCGAATGATGGGAACGTGTATCACATCTTTGGCAAAGGCGGCGGCGAGCGTGAGGCGAAGAAGTTGGGCGTGCCCGTGCTGGGCCAGATTCCGCTGGAGATTCAGGTGCGCGAGAGTGGCGACGAAGGCCGCCCTGTGGCTTTGGAGGACCCCAAGACCCATCCTTCCAGTGGCGTGTTTCAGGAGGTAGCCCGTCAGGTCCAGGCCATCATCGCACGGAAGTAA
- a CDS encoding DegT/DnrJ/EryC1/StrS family aminotransferase has translation MPVPLLDVNAQNYPLHDGFSAAFERVFKTGHFIMGEEIAAFEREVLPITGASHALSLSSGTDAILLALMALEIGPGDEVLCPAFTFFATAGCVSRVGATPVFVDVLPDSFNIDIVDARAKLTSKTRAIIPVHLFGQCADMEAVMELANQHSLYVIEDAAQAIGAARHGTLAGSIGHFGCYSFFPSKNLGGLGDGGLLVANDNDLALRAKSLRNHGMEPKYYHSHIGGNFRMDALQAAFLRVKLPHYASYTEKRQANAAFYQEHLAKLPGVSFSSEASGTRLVLPQCGEGNTHIWNQFTLRVTGGRRDALKQHLLDRKIGCEIYYPVTLDQQACFAHLPESSLRGCEVSHRHAEEVLSIPIYSELNEPQKFEVVEAIAAFLN, from the coding sequence ATGCCCGTACCCCTCCTCGACGTCAATGCCCAAAACTACCCGTTGCACGACGGGTTCTCCGCCGCTTTCGAGCGGGTTTTCAAAACGGGGCATTTCATCATGGGCGAAGAGATCGCAGCCTTCGAGCGTGAGGTGCTTCCCATCACCGGTGCGAGCCATGCGCTGAGCCTCTCCTCCGGCACGGATGCCATCCTGCTGGCCCTCATGGCGCTGGAGATTGGCCCCGGGGATGAGGTGCTCTGCCCCGCCTTCACCTTCTTCGCCACGGCGGGCTGCGTGTCCCGCGTAGGAGCCACGCCGGTATTTGTCGATGTCCTGCCAGACTCCTTCAACATCGACATCGTGGACGCGAGGGCCAAGCTCACCTCGAAGACCCGCGCCATCATTCCCGTGCACCTCTTTGGTCAATGTGCGGACATGGAGGCCGTGATGGAGCTGGCCAACCAGCACTCGCTGTACGTCATTGAAGACGCCGCCCAGGCCATCGGTGCCGCCCGCCATGGCACGCTCGCGGGGAGCATCGGCCACTTCGGCTGCTACAGCTTCTTCCCTTCCAAGAATCTTGGCGGTCTCGGCGATGGTGGCCTGCTGGTGGCGAATGACAACGACCTCGCCCTGCGCGCCAAGTCCCTGCGCAATCATGGCATGGAGCCGAAGTACTACCACTCCCACATTGGTGGAAACTTCCGCATGGATGCGCTCCAGGCCGCCTTCCTCCGTGTGAAGCTCCCCCACTACGCCAGCTACACGGAGAAGCGCCAGGCGAATGCCGCCTTCTACCAGGAGCATCTGGCCAAACTGCCGGGGGTGAGCTTCTCTTCCGAGGCGTCCGGCACCAGGCTGGTGCTGCCCCAGTGCGGTGAGGGCAACACGCACATCTGGAACCAGTTCACCCTGCGCGTGACCGGCGGACGGCGCGATGCCTTGAAACAACACTTGCTGGATCGCAAAATCGGCTGTGAGATCTATTATCCGGTGACGCTCGACCAGCAGGCGTGCTTTGCCCATCTTCCGGAATCTTCACTCCGCGGCTGCGAGGTATCCCACCGCCATGCGGAGGAGGTGCTGAGCATCCCCATCTATTCCGAACTCAACGAACCCCAGAAATTTGAAGTGGTGGAAGCCATCGCCGCATTTTTGAACTGA